The following are encoded in a window of Streptomyces sp. 11x1 genomic DNA:
- a CDS encoding hydroxymethylglutaryl-CoA lyase yields the protein MTLPMTVPEAGLPARVRIHEVGARDGLQNEKSTVPTEVKAEFVRRLADAGLTTIEATSFVHPKWVPQLADAEALFPLVSDLPVALPVLVPNERGLDRALALGARRVAVFASATESFAKANLNRTVDEALAMFAPVVARAKAEGVHVRGYLSMCFGDPWEGAVPVPQVTRVCRALLDLGCDELSLGDTIGVATPGHVRALLTALTADVPVEKLGVHFHDTYGQALANTYAALQHGVTTVDASAGGLGGCPYAKSATGNLATEDLVWMLRGLGIDTGVDLGRLVATSAWMAEHLGRPSPSRTVRALSHEDDKGHEDPRSTDVS from the coding sequence GTGACCCTGCCCATGACGGTCCCCGAGGCCGGCCTGCCGGCCCGCGTCCGCATCCACGAGGTCGGCGCCCGGGACGGCCTGCAGAACGAGAAGTCGACCGTGCCCACCGAGGTCAAGGCGGAGTTCGTCCGCCGCCTGGCCGACGCGGGACTCACCACGATCGAGGCCACCAGCTTCGTCCACCCCAAGTGGGTTCCCCAACTGGCGGACGCGGAGGCCCTGTTCCCGCTCGTGAGCGACCTGCCGGTGGCCCTGCCCGTCCTCGTCCCCAACGAGCGCGGCCTCGACCGCGCCCTCGCGCTCGGCGCCCGCCGCGTCGCCGTCTTCGCGAGCGCCACCGAGTCCTTCGCCAAGGCCAACCTCAACCGCACGGTCGACGAGGCGCTGGCGATGTTCGCACCGGTGGTGGCACGGGCGAAGGCCGAGGGCGTCCACGTCCGCGGCTACCTCTCCATGTGCTTCGGCGACCCCTGGGAGGGCGCGGTCCCGGTCCCCCAGGTCACCCGGGTCTGCCGCGCCCTGCTCGACCTGGGCTGCGACGAGCTCAGTCTCGGCGACACGATCGGCGTGGCGACCCCGGGCCATGTCCGGGCACTGCTGACCGCACTCACCGCGGACGTCCCCGTCGAGAAGCTCGGCGTGCACTTCCACGACACGTACGGCCAGGCCCTCGCCAACACCTACGCGGCGCTCCAGCACGGCGTCACCACCGTGGACGCCTCCGCGGGCGGCCTCGGCGGCTGCCCGTACGCGAAGTCCGCCACCGGAAATCTCGCCACCGAAGACCTCGTGTGGATGCTGCGCGGACTCGGCATCGACACCGGCGTCGACCTCGGCCGTCTAGTCGCCACCAGCGCGTGGATGGCCGAACACCTGGGCCGACCCAGCCCGTCCCGCACCGTACGCGCCCTGTCCCACGAGGACGACAAGGGCCACGAGGACCCAAGGAGCACTGACGTCTCATGA
- a CDS encoding biotin carboxylase N-terminal domain-containing protein has translation MFETVLVANRGEIAVRVIRTLRALGVRSVAVYSDADADARHVREADTAVRIGPPPAAESYLSAERLLEAAARTGAQAVHPGYGFLAENAAFARACADAGLVFIGPPADAISLMGDKIRAKETVRAAGVPVVPGSSGSGLTDGQLADAAREIGMPVLLKPSAGGGGKGMRLVRDTAVLTDEIAAARREARASFGDDTLLVERWIDRPRHIEIQVLADGHGGVVHLGERECSLQRRHQKIIEEAPSVLLDEATRAAMGEAAVQAARSCGYLGAGTVEFIVPGGDPSSYYFMEMNTRLQVEHPVTELITGVDLVEWQLRVAAGERLAFAQEDVTLTGHAVEARLCAEDPARGFLPSGGTILRLREPQGDGVRTDSGLSEGTEVGSLYDPMLSKVIAYGPDRPTALRRLRAALAETVTLGVQTNAGFLRRLLAHPAVVAGELDTGLVEREVAGLVSTEVPEAVYEAAAAVRLDELRPRASGWTDPFSVPSGWRLGGEPLSPAFDLRVTGLEPVTHRPRGTHTVTDDRVAVTLDGVRHTFHRAADWIGRDGDAWHVRDHDPLAASLSRSAHAGADSLTAPMPGTVTVVKVAVGDEVTAGQSLLVVEAMKMEHVVSAPHAGTVAELDVTPGTTVAMDQVLAVVVPHAEHEEHEEGAR, from the coding sequence ATGTTCGAGACAGTACTGGTGGCGAACCGCGGCGAGATCGCCGTCCGCGTCATCCGCACCCTCCGCGCGCTCGGCGTCCGTTCCGTCGCCGTGTACTCCGACGCGGACGCCGACGCCCGGCACGTCCGCGAGGCCGACACGGCGGTACGGATCGGCCCGCCGCCGGCCGCCGAGAGCTACCTGTCGGCGGAGCGGCTGCTGGAGGCCGCCGCCCGCACCGGCGCGCAGGCCGTCCACCCCGGGTACGGCTTCCTCGCCGAGAACGCTGCCTTCGCGCGGGCGTGCGCCGACGCCGGCCTGGTCTTCATCGGTCCGCCCGCCGACGCCATCTCCCTCATGGGCGACAAGATCCGCGCCAAGGAGACGGTCCGGGCGGCCGGCGTGCCGGTGGTGCCGGGCTCCAGCGGCAGCGGCCTGACCGACGGGCAACTCGCCGACGCCGCACGGGAGATCGGCATGCCGGTGCTGCTGAAGCCCAGCGCGGGCGGCGGCGGCAAGGGCATGCGGCTGGTCCGGGACACGGCCGTGCTGACCGACGAGATCGCCGCCGCCCGGCGCGAGGCACGCGCCTCCTTCGGCGACGACACCCTGCTCGTGGAGCGGTGGATCGACCGCCCCCGGCACATCGAGATCCAGGTCCTCGCCGACGGCCACGGGGGCGTGGTCCACCTCGGCGAGCGCGAGTGCTCCCTCCAACGCCGCCACCAGAAGATCATCGAGGAGGCGCCCAGCGTCCTGCTCGACGAGGCGACCCGTGCGGCGATGGGCGAGGCGGCCGTCCAGGCGGCCCGCTCCTGCGGCTACTTGGGCGCGGGCACGGTCGAGTTCATCGTCCCCGGCGGCGACCCGTCCTCGTACTACTTCATGGAGATGAACACCCGTCTCCAGGTCGAGCACCCGGTGACCGAGCTGATCACCGGTGTCGACCTGGTGGAGTGGCAGCTGCGGGTCGCGGCGGGCGAGCGGCTCGCCTTCGCGCAGGAGGACGTGACGCTGACGGGGCACGCGGTCGAGGCCCGCCTCTGCGCCGAGGACCCCGCGCGCGGCTTCCTCCCCTCCGGCGGCACGATCCTGCGCCTGCGCGAGCCCCAGGGCGACGGCGTCCGCACGGACTCCGGCCTCAGCGAGGGCACGGAGGTCGGCTCGCTGTACGACCCGATGCTCTCCAAGGTCATCGCGTACGGCCCCGACCGCCCCACCGCCCTGCGCCGGCTCCGGGCGGCCCTCGCGGAGACAGTCACCCTCGGCGTCCAGACGAACGCGGGGTTCCTGCGGCGGCTGCTGGCCCACCCGGCGGTGGTGGCGGGCGAGTTGGACACGGGGCTGGTGGAGCGGGAGGTGGCGGGGCTGGTCTCCACGGAGGTCCCGGAGGCGGTGTACGAGGCGGCGGCGGCCGTACGGCTCGACGAGCTGCGGCCTCGCGCGAGCGGCTGGACCGACCCCTTCTCCGTCCCGAGCGGGTGGCGTCTCGGCGGTGAACCCCTGTCGCCGGCCTTCGACCTGCGCGTGACGGGACTCGAACCCGTCACCCACCGCCCGCGCGGCACCCACACCGTCACCGACGACCGGGTCGCCGTGACGCTGGACGGTGTCCGCCACACCTTCCACCGCGCCGCCGACTGGATCGGCCGCGACGGCGACGCCTGGCACGTGCGCGACCACGACCCCCTGGCGGCGTCCCTGAGCCGGTCCGCGCACGCGGGCGCCGACTCGCTCACCGCTCCCATGCCCGGCACCGTCACCGTGGTGAAGGTGGCCGTCGGGGACGAGGTGACCGCCGGTCAGAGCCTGCTGGTGGTGGAGGCGATGAAGATGGAGCACGTCGTCTCCGCACCACACGCCGGGACGGTCGCCGAACTGGACGTCACCCCGGGCACGACCGTCGCCATGGACCAGGTGCTGGCCGTCGTCGTACCCCACGCGGAGCACGAGGAGCACGAGGAGGGGGCGCGGTGA
- a CDS encoding carboxyl transferase domain-containing protein: MHEAPELHSADDPASEAWRANEEAHRALVDELRGKLAAARLGGGEKARARHTARGKLLPRDRVDTLLDPGSPFLELAPLAADGMYEGQAPAAGVIAGIGRVAGRECVVVANDATVKGGTYYPMTVKKHLRAQEVALENRLPCLYLVDSGGAFLPMQDEVFPDREHFGRIFYNQARMSGAGIPQIAAVLGSCTAGGAYVPAMSDEAVIVRGQGTIFLGGPPLVKAATGEVVTAEELGGGEVHSRVSGVTDHLAESDAHALRIVRTIVSTLPARGPLPWSVEPAVEPKVDPYTLYGAVPVDSRTPYDVREVIARVVDGSRFAEFKAEFGQTLVTGFARIHGHPVGIVANNGILFSESAQKGAHFIELCDQRGIPLVFLQNISGFMVGRDYEAGGIAKHGAKMVTAVACTRVPKLTVVVGGSYGAGNYSMCGRAYSPRFLWMWPNAKISVMGGEQAASVLATVKRDQLEARGEEWTAEDEESFKDPIRAQYERQGNAYYATARLWDDGVIDPLDTRQVLGLALTACANAPLGDPQFGVFRM, translated from the coding sequence ATGCACGAGGCACCGGAGCTTCACAGCGCGGACGATCCCGCGTCGGAAGCCTGGCGGGCCAACGAGGAGGCCCACCGCGCGCTGGTGGACGAGCTGCGCGGCAAGCTCGCCGCCGCCCGGCTCGGCGGCGGCGAGAAGGCGCGCGCCCGGCACACCGCACGCGGCAAGCTGCTGCCGCGCGACCGGGTCGACACCCTCCTCGACCCCGGCTCCCCGTTCCTGGAGCTGGCGCCCCTGGCCGCCGACGGGATGTACGAGGGGCAGGCACCGGCGGCGGGGGTGATCGCCGGGATCGGGCGGGTCGCCGGCCGCGAGTGCGTGGTCGTCGCCAACGACGCCACCGTCAAGGGCGGCACCTACTACCCGATGACGGTGAAGAAGCACCTGCGCGCGCAGGAGGTGGCCCTGGAGAACCGGCTGCCCTGCCTCTACCTCGTCGACTCCGGCGGCGCCTTCCTGCCCATGCAGGACGAGGTCTTCCCCGACCGGGAGCACTTCGGCCGGATCTTCTACAACCAGGCCCGGATGTCGGGCGCGGGCATCCCGCAGATCGCCGCCGTGCTGGGGTCGTGCACGGCGGGCGGCGCGTACGTCCCCGCCATGAGCGACGAGGCCGTGATCGTCCGGGGGCAGGGCACGATCTTCCTGGGCGGTCCGCCGCTGGTGAAGGCCGCCACCGGCGAGGTCGTCACCGCCGAGGAACTGGGCGGCGGCGAGGTGCACTCCCGGGTCTCCGGAGTCACCGACCACCTCGCGGAGAGCGACGCCCACGCCCTGCGCATCGTGCGGACCATCGTCTCCACCCTGCCCGCCCGGGGCCCGCTGCCCTGGTCGGTCGAGCCGGCCGTCGAGCCCAAGGTCGACCCGTACACGCTGTACGGCGCGGTGCCGGTCGACTCCCGCACCCCGTACGACGTCCGCGAGGTCATCGCGCGCGTGGTCGACGGCTCGCGGTTCGCGGAGTTCAAGGCGGAGTTCGGGCAGACCCTGGTCACCGGTTTCGCCCGGATCCACGGGCACCCGGTCGGGATCGTCGCCAACAACGGCATCCTCTTCTCCGAGTCCGCCCAGAAGGGCGCCCACTTCATCGAGCTGTGCGACCAGCGCGGCATCCCGCTGGTCTTCCTGCAGAACATCTCCGGCTTCATGGTCGGCCGGGACTACGAGGCCGGGGGCATCGCCAAGCACGGCGCCAAGATGGTGACGGCGGTGGCCTGCACCCGCGTCCCCAAGCTGACGGTCGTGGTCGGCGGCTCGTACGGCGCGGGCAACTACTCGATGTGCGGCCGGGCCTATTCGCCGCGCTTCCTGTGGATGTGGCCGAACGCCAAGATCTCCGTGATGGGCGGCGAGCAGGCCGCGTCCGTCCTCGCGACCGTGAAGCGGGACCAGCTGGAGGCACGCGGCGAGGAGTGGACGGCCGAGGACGAGGAGTCCTTCAAGGACCCGATCCGCGCCCAGTACGAGCGCCAGGGCAACGCCTACTACGCCACCGCCCGGCTCTGGGACGACGGGGTCATCGACCCCCTCGACACCCGCCAGGTCCTGGGCCTCGCCCTGACCGCCTGTGCCAACGCGCCCCTGGGTGACCCCCAGTTCGGCGTCTTCCGGATGTGA
- a CDS encoding TetR/AcrR family transcriptional regulator — protein MTTRTDAPTRREQILKEAARLFAERGFHGVGVDEIGAAVGISGPGLYRHFAGKDAMLAELLVGISGQLLTGAKRRLAEADGGPPEAVLDSLIEGHIDFALDDRPLITLHDRELDRLRDSDRKLVRQLQRQYVELWVQVVREVHPGLTEPAARSAVHSVFGLLNSTPHLGRPGSLPGRTAMAELLHRMARGAFGAAAAQE, from the coding sequence ATGACCACCAGAACCGACGCCCCCACCCGTCGCGAGCAGATCCTCAAGGAGGCCGCGCGGCTCTTCGCCGAGCGCGGCTTCCACGGTGTCGGCGTCGACGAGATAGGCGCCGCCGTGGGGATCAGCGGTCCCGGTCTCTACCGGCACTTCGCCGGCAAGGACGCGATGCTCGCCGAGCTGCTGGTCGGCATCAGTGGGCAGCTCCTGACGGGTGCGAAGCGGCGGCTGGCGGAGGCCGACGGGGGGCCGCCCGAGGCGGTCCTCGATTCGCTCATCGAGGGGCACATCGACTTCGCCCTGGACGACCGCCCCCTGATCACCCTGCACGACCGTGAGCTGGACCGCCTGCGCGACAGCGACCGCAAGCTGGTCCGCCAGCTCCAGCGCCAGTACGTCGAGCTGTGGGTGCAGGTGGTGCGCGAAGTCCACCCGGGCCTCACGGAGCCGGCCGCCCGCTCGGCCGTGCACTCGGTCTTCGGCCTGCTGAACTCCACGCCGCACCTTGGCCGCCCCGGCTCCCTCCCGGGTCGGACGGCCATGGCGGAGCTGCTGCACCGGATGGCGAGGGGGGCCTTCGGGGCCGCTGCTGCGCAGGAGTGA
- a CDS encoding acyl-CoA dehydrogenase family protein, whose product MRRTVFNEDHEAFRETLRAFIEAEVVPVYDEWLAAGQAPREFYYKLAELGVFGIRVDEEYGGAGIDSYKFEAVLYEETARAGITFGGSGVHVLLGLPYIKLLATDEQKKRYLPKFCSGEEMWAIAMTEPGTGSDLAGMRTTAKLSEDGTHYVLNGAKTFITGGVHADRMIVCARTSSPTKEDRRHGISLFVVDTKAEGYSVGRKLDKLGLKTSDTAELAFVDVKVPVEDLLGEENKGFYYLGHNLASERWGIAYGAYAQAKAAIRFAKQYVQERVVFGQPVAAFQNTKFELAACQAEVDAAEAVADRATEALDAGELTPAEAASAKLFCTEVAHRVIDRCLQLHGGYGFMNEYPIARLYADNRVNRIYGGTSEIMKTIIAKDMGL is encoded by the coding sequence GTGCGCCGTACGGTGTTCAACGAGGATCACGAGGCGTTCCGGGAGACCCTCCGTGCCTTCATCGAGGCCGAGGTCGTGCCCGTCTACGACGAGTGGCTCGCCGCGGGCCAGGCGCCGCGCGAGTTCTACTACAAGCTCGCCGAGCTCGGCGTCTTCGGCATCCGCGTCGACGAGGAGTACGGCGGCGCCGGCATCGACTCCTACAAGTTCGAGGCCGTCCTGTACGAGGAGACCGCCCGCGCGGGCATCACCTTCGGCGGCTCCGGCGTGCACGTGCTGCTCGGCCTGCCCTACATCAAGCTGCTCGCCACCGACGAGCAGAAGAAGCGCTACCTGCCGAAGTTCTGCTCCGGCGAGGAGATGTGGGCCATCGCGATGACCGAGCCGGGCACCGGCTCCGACCTCGCGGGCATGCGCACCACCGCCAAGCTCTCCGAGGACGGCACGCACTACGTCCTCAACGGCGCCAAGACCTTCATCACCGGCGGCGTCCACGCCGACCGCATGATCGTGTGCGCCCGTACGTCCTCCCCGACCAAGGAGGACCGCCGCCACGGCATCTCCCTCTTCGTCGTGGACACCAAGGCCGAGGGCTACTCGGTCGGCCGCAAGCTCGACAAGCTCGGCCTGAAGACCTCCGACACCGCCGAGCTGGCGTTCGTCGACGTCAAGGTGCCCGTCGAGGACCTCCTCGGCGAGGAGAACAAGGGCTTCTACTACCTCGGCCACAACCTCGCCTCCGAGCGCTGGGGCATCGCCTACGGCGCCTACGCGCAGGCCAAGGCGGCCATACGGTTCGCCAAGCAGTACGTGCAGGAGCGCGTCGTCTTCGGCCAGCCCGTCGCCGCCTTCCAGAACACCAAGTTCGAGCTGGCCGCCTGCCAGGCCGAGGTCGACGCGGCCGAGGCCGTCGCCGACCGCGCCACGGAGGCCCTCGACGCCGGTGAGCTGACACCCGCCGAGGCCGCCAGCGCCAAGCTGTTCTGCACCGAGGTCGCCCACCGCGTCATCGACCGCTGCCTCCAGCTGCACGGCGGCTACGGCTTCATGAACGAGTACCCGATCGCCCGCCTGTACGCGGACAACCGCGTCAACCGCATCTACGGCGGCACCAGCGAGATCATGAAGACGATCATCGCCAAGGACATGGGTCTGTAG
- a CDS encoding acyl-CoA thioesterase II, with protein MSQPALQSLLDLLDLEQIEENIFRGQSRPAIVPRVFGGQVAAQALVAAGRTVSADRLPHSLHAYFLRIGDAGAPIVYTVERMNDGRSFTARRVVAVQHGQPIFALSASFQRYEDGLDHQAPMPAAPDPETLPTAEERLPAYGLDPAVVEKMLEARAAVDLRHVEDPPYGRYGEPREPHSQVWFRANGKLDGVVDEPLLHVVLATYVSDMTLLDSILLAHGRGGWAVGDVVGASLDHAMWFHRPFRADEWLLYDQESPSAAAGRGLGQGRIYTQDGRLAISVIQEGVVRVPRGRPKEPAEPREPGEPGATPR; from the coding sequence ATGAGTCAGCCAGCACTTCAGTCTCTCCTCGATCTGCTCGACCTGGAGCAGATCGAGGAGAACATCTTCCGCGGCCAGTCCCGGCCCGCCATCGTCCCCCGGGTCTTCGGCGGGCAGGTCGCCGCCCAGGCGCTCGTCGCCGCCGGCCGGACGGTCTCCGCCGACCGACTGCCGCACTCCCTCCACGCGTACTTCCTGCGCATCGGCGACGCCGGCGCGCCCATCGTCTACACCGTGGAGCGGATGAACGACGGCCGCTCCTTCACCGCGCGCCGCGTCGTCGCCGTCCAGCACGGCCAGCCGATCTTCGCCCTCTCCGCGTCCTTCCAGCGGTACGAGGACGGCCTCGACCACCAGGCCCCGATGCCCGCCGCGCCCGACCCGGAGACCCTGCCGACCGCCGAGGAACGCCTCCCGGCGTACGGCCTCGACCCGGCCGTGGTGGAGAAGATGCTGGAGGCCCGCGCCGCCGTCGACCTGCGTCACGTGGAGGACCCGCCCTACGGCCGCTACGGCGAGCCCCGCGAACCCCACTCCCAGGTCTGGTTCCGCGCCAACGGCAAGCTCGACGGTGTTGTTGACGAACCCCTGCTGCACGTCGTGCTCGCCACCTACGTCTCCGACATGACGCTGCTCGACTCGATCCTGCTCGCGCACGGACGCGGCGGCTGGGCCGTCGGGGACGTCGTCGGCGCCTCGCTCGACCACGCCATGTGGTTCCACCGGCCCTTCCGCGCCGACGAATGGCTCCTGTACGACCAGGAGTCACCGTCGGCGGCGGCCGGCCGGGGCCTCGGCCAGGGCCGGATCTACACCCAGGACGGCCGACTCGCGATCTCCGTGATCCAGGAGGGTGTCGTCCGCGTCCCGAGAGGGCGGCCGAAAGAGCCGGCGGAGCCGAGGGAGCCGGGGGAGCCCGGGGCTACTCCCCGCTGA
- a CDS encoding phosphatase, with protein MPISGTPSRAELVEHLVRTRIAGDVATPRENNLSHYRELANGNRHYWLGLELGDRWTDEQDVLAVMAERVGVNDDPGHRYGQDTIDPDLTVDALERMAARLRKAAEGGQRVLLATGHPGGLLQVHSETARALRAAGCEIVVIPDGLQTEEGYVMQFADVAVLEHGATLWHTHSPEPMRAILRGLEGAGHPLPDLVVADHGWAGCAGQLGIDSVGYADSNDPALFLGESEGTLQVVVPLDDHVVSPRHYDPMSAYLLEQAGLSGE; from the coding sequence ATGCCGATATCCGGGACCCCCAGCCGCGCCGAGCTCGTCGAGCACCTCGTACGGACGCGTATCGCGGGCGACGTCGCCACGCCGCGCGAGAACAACCTCTCCCACTACCGCGAACTGGCCAACGGCAACCGCCACTACTGGCTCGGCCTGGAGCTCGGGGACCGCTGGACCGATGAGCAGGACGTGCTGGCCGTGATGGCGGAGCGCGTCGGTGTGAACGACGACCCGGGGCACCGCTACGGCCAGGACACCATCGACCCGGATCTGACGGTCGACGCGCTGGAGCGCATGGCGGCGCGGCTGCGCAAGGCGGCGGAGGGCGGGCAGCGCGTGCTGCTGGCCACCGGACACCCCGGCGGCCTGCTGCAGGTGCACAGCGAGACCGCGCGGGCACTGCGCGCGGCCGGCTGCGAGATCGTCGTCATCCCGGACGGCCTGCAGACGGAGGAGGGGTACGTCATGCAGTTCGCGGACGTGGCCGTCCTCGAACACGGCGCCACCCTGTGGCACACCCACTCCCCCGAGCCGATGCGCGCCATCCTGCGGGGCCTGGAGGGCGCCGGGCACCCGCTGCCCGACCTGGTCGTCGCCGACCACGGGTGGGCAGGCTGCGCCGGCCAGCTCGGCATCGATTCCGTCGGGTACGCGGACTCCAACGACCCGGCCCTCTTCCTCGGCGAGTCCGAGGGCACCCTCCAGGTCGTGGTGCCCCTGGACGACCACGTGGTCAGCCCGCGCCACTACGACCCGATGTCGGCGTACCTGCTGGAGCAGGCGGGGCTCAGCGGGGAGTAG
- a CDS encoding AAA family ATPase: MRRYVLTGTPGAGKTTLLRGLAACGHTVVEEAATDVIAWAQARGEDEPWTRESFVDEIVALQKRRQLTAPTADAVQLYDRSPLCTLALATYQGRVPSSALTAEVERVTTQGVYERQVFFVRNLGFCEPTAARRISFRQSLEFERIHEDTYRAFGHELVDVPAGDLARRIATVEAVLPERRAE; encoded by the coding sequence ATGCGCAGATACGTACTCACCGGCACTCCCGGCGCGGGCAAGACGACCCTCCTGCGGGGCCTGGCCGCATGCGGTCACACGGTCGTCGAGGAGGCCGCCACCGATGTCATCGCGTGGGCGCAGGCGCGCGGCGAGGACGAGCCGTGGACCCGGGAGTCGTTCGTCGACGAGATCGTCGCGCTGCAGAAGCGGCGGCAGTTGACGGCCCCGACGGCCGACGCCGTGCAGCTGTACGACCGTTCGCCGCTGTGCACGCTCGCGCTCGCCACCTACCAGGGCCGGGTGCCGTCCTCGGCGCTGACCGCAGAGGTCGAACGGGTCACCACCCAGGGTGTTTACGAACGGCAGGTGTTCTTCGTCCGCAACCTGGGGTTCTGCGAACCCACCGCCGCACGCCGCATCAGTTTCCGGCAGTCGTTGGAGTTCGAGCGGATCCACGAGGACACCTACCGCGCCTTCGGCCACGAGCTGGTCGACGTTCCCGCCGGTGACCTCGCCCGACGGATCGCCACGGTCGAGGCGGTGCTCCCCGAACGCCGTGCGGAGTGA
- a CDS encoding PucR family transcriptional regulator ligand-binding domain-containing protein: MEGTHTMPDPSAPPAPSVPPTPPVLLSALLARDDLGLRQIAGPVDAGAAVHWAHTSEMSDPYPYLLGGELLLTAGVHIPEAAGSGTYFDDYVSRIVAAGGAALGFGVAPVHDSVPRALVASCDSYGLPLIEVPPRTTFSGVARAVWQLMALARHAELRRVTEAQQALAAAASRPDPVHAVLRQLARRVSGRAVLYGPEGTELAAAGREYGEPVHQGLAALATVVRPGPPRGAGPRHMRLRRVGATSPHAPAPANAPQPLSPSPSPRTPPPTSATDTVNGTHLAAYTLTTGGNGFTLGVATAHRAPGDHTIASVAAVLLSLLTGERQIGTGAARTSALVRLLLGAEPQEAAPLLGPGTHWHVVHARLTDGTPRPEALAAASLGAALGSPLVDAHGDVVRVLVPADREIAEQPGWICGVSAPAEPHAWPTADVQAARALARARATRTALVRHGLPTTLARLVPPDEATAHAEALLAPVTAAPGAAALTETLRTWLSLHGSWDRTAVALSVHRNTVRQRIARCATLLAADLDDPDVRMELWFALRDG, translated from the coding sequence ATGGAAGGAACGCACACCATGCCGGACCCGTCCGCCCCACCGGCCCCGTCGGTCCCGCCCACCCCGCCCGTCCTCCTCTCCGCGCTGCTGGCCCGCGACGACCTGGGCCTGCGGCAGATCGCCGGGCCGGTGGACGCGGGCGCGGCGGTCCACTGGGCGCACACCTCGGAGATGTCGGACCCGTATCCGTATCTGCTCGGCGGCGAGCTGCTGCTCACAGCCGGCGTCCACATCCCGGAGGCGGCCGGGTCGGGCACCTACTTCGACGACTACGTCTCACGCATCGTCGCGGCGGGCGGCGCGGCCCTCGGCTTCGGCGTCGCCCCGGTCCACGACAGCGTCCCCAGAGCCCTGGTCGCGTCCTGCGACTCCTACGGCCTGCCCCTGATCGAGGTCCCGCCGCGGACGACCTTCTCGGGCGTGGCCCGCGCGGTCTGGCAGCTGATGGCCCTCGCCCGCCACGCCGAGCTCCGCCGCGTGACAGAGGCCCAGCAGGCCCTGGCGGCAGCCGCGTCCCGCCCCGACCCGGTCCACGCGGTCCTGCGCCAACTGGCCCGGCGCGTCTCGGGCCGAGCGGTCCTGTACGGCCCGGAGGGCACGGAACTGGCAGCGGCAGGGCGGGAGTACGGCGAACCCGTCCACCAAGGCCTGGCAGCCCTGGCAACCGTGGTCCGCCCCGGCCCACCCAGGGGCGCGGGGCCGCGTCATATGCGGCTCCGCCGCGTGGGCGCGACCAGCCCCCACGCACCCGCACCCGCCAACGCACCCCAGCCCCTCTCCCCCTCCCCCTCCCCGCGCACGCCACCCCCCACCTCCGCGACCGACACGGTCAACGGCACCCACCTCGCCGCCTACACCCTCACCACCGGAGGCAACGGCTTCACCCTCGGCGTGGCCACCGCGCACCGGGCCCCCGGCGACCACACCATCGCCTCGGTCGCCGCCGTGCTCCTCTCCCTCCTCACCGGCGAACGCCAGATCGGCACCGGCGCGGCCCGCACCTCGGCCCTGGTCCGACTCCTGCTCGGCGCCGAACCGCAGGAGGCCGCGCCCCTCCTGGGCCCAGGCACCCACTGGCACGTCGTCCACGCCCGCCTCACCGACGGCACCCCCCGGCCGGAGGCCCTCGCCGCGGCCTCGCTCGGAGCCGCTCTCGGCTCGCCCCTGGTCGACGCCCACGGCGACGTCGTACGCGTCCTCGTCCCCGCCGACCGCGAGATCGCCGAGCAGCCGGGCTGGATCTGCGGCGTCAGCGCCCCCGCCGAGCCGCACGCGTGGCCGACCGCCGACGTGCAGGCGGCCCGCGCGCTGGCCCGCGCCAGGGCCACCCGGACGGCGCTGGTCCGGCACGGCCTCCCGACGACGCTGGCCCGACTCGTGCCGCCGGACGAGGCGACCGCCCACGCCGAGGCCCTGCTGGCCCCGGTCACCGCCGCCCCGGGCGCCGCCGCGCTCACCGAGACCCTGCGCACCTGGCTGTCCCTGCACGGCAGTTGGGACCGCACGGCCGTCGCCCTGTCCGTCCACCGCAACACGGTCCGCCAACGCATCGCCCGCTGCGCCACGTTGCTGGCGGCGGACCTCGACGACCCGGACGTCCGCATGGAGTTGTGGTTCGCGCTGCGCGACGGGTGA